In one Lycium barbarum isolate Lr01 chromosome 7, ASM1917538v2, whole genome shotgun sequence genomic region, the following are encoded:
- the LOC132604536 gene encoding probable protein phosphatase 2C 40, with product MLGGQVITDPAGEIKISFGYHCNNSTDDSGEESDVSDIRPGSKLRRANGSFSCLSGAALSANATLANTNICNGLLGAEILPALDSPTSFRRILSSPSFSKLDLLSSSFQSSLSNLSCSPSSPSELAEDNSCSLRSTSAPSRCESFLNATEVKIAGGAAGEDRVQAVCSEENDSLFCAVYDGFNGRDAADFLAGTLYETIRHYLGLLDWDGLPYLEVEKSCTSFKQRVLNSMEQALIQAENDFLHMVEQEKDNRPDLVSIGSCVLVVLLLGKNMYVLNAGDSRAVLATSGDQGFGTNSDGQLQAVQLTISHTVDNESEKIQLLKKHPDDRSTIVGGKVKGKLKVTRALGVGYLKKKSMNDALMGILRVRNLISPPYISVQPSLTVHEISSSDHFVVLGSDGLFDFFNNDDVVKLVYSYILHHPFGDPAKFLVEQLVMRAADSAGFSKEELMSIPAGRRRKYHDDVTVIVIILGMNKRTSKASTRL from the exons ATGTTGGGTGGACAAGTAATAACTGATCCAGCAGGCGAAATCAAAATAAGTTTTGGATATCACTGTAATAACAGCACGGATGATTCCGGCGAGGAATCAGATGTTAGCGACATTCGTCCTGGAAGTAAACTTCGAAGAGCCAACGGTTCCTTCTCTTGCCTGTCTGGGGCAGCTCTAAGTGCCAATGCCACACTAGCAAACACAAATATTTGCAACGGATTGCTCGGGGCTGAGATACTTCCCGCACTTGATTCACCTACTTCTTTCCGCCGGATACTCTCGTCTCCGTCCTTCTCGAAGTTGGATTTATTATCGTCTTCTTTTCAGAGTAGCTTGTCAAACTTAAGTTGTAGTCCATCCTCTCCAAGTGAGCTAGCTGAAGACAATTCATGTTCATTGAGATCCACGAGTGCTCCGTCTAGGTGTGAAAGCTTCCTTAATGCAACAGAAGTTAAAATTGCAG GCGGTGCAGCGGGTGAAGACAGAGTTCAGGCTGTTTGTTCAGAAGAGAACGACTCGCTTTTCTGTGCCGTATATGATGGATTTAATGGAAGAGATGCAGCTGATTTTCTGGCTGGAACATTGTACGAAACAATTAGACATTACCTCGGTTTATTGGACTGGGATGGGCTTCCTTATTTAGAGGTGGAAAAGTCGTGTACCTCTTTTAAGCAAAGGGTACTTAATAGCATGGAACAGGCTCTTATTCAAGCTGAGAACGATTTCCTTCACATGGTTGAACAAGAAAAGGATAACCGCCCTGATTTAGTATCGATTGGATCCTGTGTATTAGTTGTACTTCTACTTGGGAAGAACATGTATGTGCTTAATGCAGGAGATAGTCGAGCTGTATTGGCAACTTCTGGTGATCAAGGCTTCGGTACTAATAGTGATGGACAGTTGCAAGCTGTGCAGCTGACTATTAGTCATACTGTCGATAATGAATCTGAAAAAATTCAACTATTAAAGAAGCATCCCGACGATCGCTCAACAATCGTGGGTGGGAAAGTTAAGGGAAAGCTAAAGGTTACTCGGGCACTTGGAGTCGGTTACTTGAAAAAG AAAAGTATGAATGATGCTTTGATGGGCATTCTTCGTGTCCGGAATCTAATTAGTCCTCCATATATTTCTGTACAACCGTCTCTGACTGTACATGAAATATCAAGTTCTGATCACTTCGTTGTACTTGGAAGCGATGGTCTATTTGACTTCTTCAACAATGATGATGTTGTAAAGCTTGTCTATTCTTATATCCTACATCACCCTTTCGGTGATCCAGCCAAATTTCTCGTGGAGCAGCTCGTCATGCGAGCAGCAGATTCTGCAG GATTTAGCAAGGAAGAGTTGATGAGCATACCAGCTGGTAGGAGGAGGAAATATCATGATGATGTGACAGTAATTGTGATAATCCTAGGAATGAACAAACGCACCTCAAAAGCATCAACGCGTCTGTGA
- the LOC132604533 gene encoding probable histone-arginine methyltransferase 1.3, translated as MEENKKQQQFLVLSVSELTSSSSSTSLFAKTEPVFARFGLDSGSTELRFGPDTESSDVIVFNLPTCQLFKVGPAESLCISEASEANKEKTYSRGISIQFRNEEESRTFHCAFEQWKKEVVVQECPLINGAVSTSKSKFDDKIEASSAKMYFHYYGQLLHQQNMLQDFVRTGTYYSAVIENRADFLGRVVVDVGAGSGILSLFAAQAGAKHVYAIEASEMADYARKLIAGNPSLNERITVIKGKVEDVELPEKADILISEPMGTLLVNERMLESYVIARDRFLVQNGKMFPGVGRIHMAPFSDEFLYMEIANKATFWQQQNYFGVDLTALHGSAYQGYFSQPVVDAFDPRLLVAPAVSHVINFSSVKEEDLYEIDIPLRFLSTVSTRIHGLACWFDVLFNGSTVQRWLTTAPGAPTTHWYQLRCVLPQPLYVMPGQEITGRLHLVAHKAQSYTIYLTLSALVGDMLQTSSVKLDLKEPYYRMSQPQAYSSAQDQQPNQLLQTQDMQFPSRDEDGSVLMQPPSPTSGLELHSL; from the exons ATGGAGGAAAATAAAAAACAGCAGCAATTTTTGGTTTTATCTGTATCGGAGCTTACaagttcttcttcttcaacttcgtTGTTTGCGAAAACCGAACCGGTTTTTGCTCGGTTCGGGTTAGATTCCGGTTCAACGGAGCTCCGGTTTGGACCGGATACCGAGTCAAGTGACGTCATTGTGTTTAACCTTCCAACTTGCCAA TTATTCAAAGTAGGCCCTGCTGAATCTCTATGCATATCTGAAGCTTCTGAAGCCAATAAAGAG AAAACATATTCAAGGGGAATCTCCATTCAATTTAGAAACGAGGAGGAAAGTAGGACCTTCCATTGTGCATTTGAGCAATGGAAGAAGGAAGTGGTTGTTCAAG AATGTCCTTTGATAAATGGAGCAGTATCAACTTCAAAAAGCAAATTTGATGACAAAATAGAGGCATCTTCTGCCAAAATGTACTTTCACTACTATGGGCAGCTATTGCATCAGCAGAATATGTTGCAGGATTTTGTAAGGACAG GAACCTATTATTCTGCTGTAATTGAGAACCGTGCTGATTTTCTTGGTCGCGTAGTGGTTGATGTTGGCGCTGGTAGTGGCATTTTGTCATTATTTGCAGCCCAG GCTGGTGCAAAGCATGTTTATGCCATAGAGGCTTCTGAAATGGCCGACTATGCAAGAAAACTTATTGCTGGAAATCCATCACTGAATGAAAGAATCACA GTAATCAAAGGAAAGGTTGAAGATGTAGAGTTACCTGAAAAAGCTGATATTTTGATCTCTGAGCCAATGG GTACATTGTTAGTTAATGAAAGAATGTTGGAATCTTATGTGATTGCAAGAGACCGATTTCTTGTTCAAAATGGAAAAATGTTTCCCGGCGTCGgaag AATACACATGGCACCATTTAGTGACGAATTTTTGTATATGGAAATAGCAAATAAG GCTACCTTTTGGCAGCAGCAAAACTACTTTGGGGTTGATTTGACAGCTTTGCATGGATCTGCTTACCAAGGATACTTTTCTCAG CCCGTTGTTGATGCTTTTGATCCTAGATTATTGGTAGCTCCTGCAGTCTCCCATGTGATAAACTTCAGTTCGGTAAAG GAAGAGGATCTATATGAAATTGACATCCCGTTGAGATTTCTCTCTACCGTTAGCACTAGAATTCATGGGCTTGCTTGCTGGTTTGATGTACTTTTTAATGGAAG CACTGTGCAAAGGTGGCTGACCACTGCTCCGGGTGCACCAACAACTCACTGGTATCAGCTTCGGTGTGTCTTACCGCAACCACTTTATGTCATGCCAGGACAGGAGATAACTGGTCGGCTTCACCTAGTTGCCCATAAGGCACAAAGTTATACCATTTACCTAACATTGTCAG CTCTTGTTGGAGATATGCTCCAAACATCATCTGTTAAACTTGATCTGAAGGAACCGTACTACCGGATGTCCCAGCCCCAGGCATATTCATCAGCACAAGATCAACAACCTAACCAGCTATTACAAACACAG
- the LOC132604538 gene encoding flowering-promoting factor 1-like protein 3, whose product MSGVWVFKNGVIRLENPCDCHVVGSTGRRKVLVHVPSNEVITCYASLERKLYSLGWERYYDDPQLLQYHKRSTVHLISLPMNFSRFKSMHMYDIVVKNRNEFEVRDV is encoded by the coding sequence ATGTCTGGTGTTTGGGTATTCAAAAATGGCGTCATCCGGCTAGAAAACCCCTGCGACTGCCACGTTGTCGGCTCGACCGGTCGCCGGAAAGTTCTTGTTCATGTTCCTAGTAATGAAGTCATTACATGTTATGCAAGTCTTGAAAGAAAGCTTTATAGTCTTGGATGGGAGAGGTACTATGATGATCCACAACTTCTTCAATACCATAAGAGATCCACAGTTCATCTTATTTCTCTCCCAATGAATTTTAGTAGGTTTAAGTCCATGCACATGTATGATATTGTCGTAAAAAATCGCAATGAATTTGAAGTCAGAGATGTGTAA
- the LOC132604537 gene encoding pentatricopeptide repeat-containing protein At4g32430, mitochondrial gives MFTRHPKTLYRVFLVQNLHSIDNAHQLFDKSTKPALISIHHSMLNSVHQNHKIKALKLFKNQLQTGISKIDEVTQHVRSIHNAHQVFDKSTKPTLISIHHSMLNSIHQNNKTQALKLFKNQLQMGISQIDEVVIALALKGYRENVNLGTQIHSLTIKTGFISYQTVPNSLMSMYCKTGNFNKALCVFNSLDFADRVSYNTLLSGFENGKEALSFVLWMHSVGFIFDAVSYTTALSHCTNKEEFRLGIQLHSLVLRFGLENDVFVGNALVTMYSKWGNIVEAERVFLEMPRKDLVSWNALLSGYAQEGNYSKEVSFGFREMMREGVGSDHVSFTSALSACGQERCLELAKQIHGLVIKMAYGTHVSVCNVLISLYYKCDENGDANKVFQSMNERNVVSWTTMLSMSDEKAVSIFNGMRRDGVYPNLVTFVGLIHSVTAKNLLLEGQMVHGLCLRTNFFSELNVANSFVTMYAKFELMEDVFKVFEELDQRDLISWNALISGYAQNGMSLEALKTFLSMSMELPPNEYTFGSVLSAIASSECISLKHGQRCHACLIKRGFNSNPIVSGALLDMYAKRGSISESRGVFDEIIDGSQVSWTAIISAHSRHGDYESVMALFIEMKEKGVSPDSITFLSILTACGRKGMVDVGVDIFNSMVRDYSIEPSSEHYSCMVDMFGRAGRLKEAEFFLAQIPGGPGLSVLQSLLGACRIYGNVDMATRVANILIALEPEESGSYVLMSNLFAEKGQWDKVANIRKGMRDKGVKKEIGFSWVDAGSIDYSLNLHGFSSDDKSHPRTDEIYRMAEWIGSELKHLEHEDEESESVTLSCII, from the coding sequence ATGTTTACCCGCCATCCTAAAACCCTCTACAGAGTGTTCTTAGTTCAAAATCTCCATTCAATTGACAATGcacaccaactgttcgataaaagtaCTAAACCAGCTCTCATTTCCATTCACCATTCAATGCTCAATTCAGTACACCAAAACCATAAAATCAAAGCTCTAAAACTTTTCAAGAATCAACTCCAAACGGGCATCTCAAAAATCGACGAAGTAACACAACATGTCCGTTCAATTCACAATGCACACCAAGTGTTCGATAAAAGTACTAAACCAACTCTCATTTCCATTCACCATTCAATGCTCAATTCAATACACCAAAACAACAAAACCCAAGCTCTAAAGCTCTTCAAGAATCAGCTCCAAATGGGTATCTCACAAATCGACGAAGTTGTAATCGCGTTAGCTCTTAAGGGTTATCGCGAAAACGTAAATTTAGGGACTCAAATCCATAGTTTAACCATTAAAACCGGGTTCATTTCTTATCAAACAGTACCAAATTCATTAATGAGCATGTATTGTAAAACTGGAAATTTTAATAAAGCTTTATGTGTGTTTAACAGTCTTGATTTTGCTGATAGAGTTTCGTATAATACACTGCTTTCGGGGTTTGAAAATGGTAAAGAGGCATTGAGTTTTGTTCTTTGGATGCATTCTGTTGGTTTTATTTTTGATGCTGTGAGTTATACTACTGCACTTAGTCATTGTACGAACAAAGAGGAGTTTCGTTTAGGTATCCAATTGCATTCACTTGTATTGAGGTTCGGATTGGAGAACGATGTTTTTGTTGGAAATGCACTTGTGACTATGTATTCAAAGTGGGGTAATATAGTGGAAGCTGAAAGAGTGTTTCTTGAAATGCCCCGTAAAGATTTGGTTTCGTGGAATGCGTTGCTCTCGGGGTATGCACAGGAAGGGAATtactcaaaggaagtgagtttcgGGTTTAGGGAAATGATGAGGGAAGGGGTGGGATCAGATCATGTGTCGTTCACTAGTGCTTTATCTGCTTGTGGACAGGAGAGGTGTTTGGAGCTTGCGAAGCAGATACACGGTTTGGTTATTAAAATGGCATATGGTACTCATGTTTCGGTGTGTAATGTTTTGATATCGTTGTATTATAAGTGTGATGAAAATGGAGATGCGAATAAGGTTTTCCAAAGTATGAATGAACGTAATGTAGTTTCTTGGACAACGATGCTTTCCATGAGTGATGAAAAGGCTGTATCTATTTTTAATGGGATGCGGAGAGACGGTGTTTACCCTAATCTCGTTACGTTTGTTGGATTAATCCATTCTGTAACTGCAAAGAATTTGTTGCTGGAGGGGCAAATGGTTCACGGACTTTGTTTAAGAACAAACTTCTTCTCTGAACTAAACGTTGCTAATAGCTTCGTTACCATGTATGCTAAGTTTGAATTAATGGAAGACGTGTTTAAGGTTTTTGAAGAGCTCGATCAACGAGATCTCATATCGTGGAACGCTTTGATTTCTGGATACGCTCAAAATGGGATGTCTTTAGAAGCTTTAAAAACATTCTTGTCAATGTCGATGGAATTGCCACCAAATGAATACACGTTTGGTAGTGTCTTGAGTGCAATTGCCTCATCCGAGTGCATTTCATTAAAGCATGGCCAACGATGCCATGCGTGTTTGATAAAACGTGGGTTCAACAGTAATCCAATTGTTTCCGGTGCTCTTCTTGATATGTACGCAAAACGTGGGAGTATATCTGAATCTCGAGGAGTTTTCGATGAGATAATAGACGGGAGCCAAGTTTCATGGACTGCTATTATTTCCGCTCATTCAAGGCATGGTGATTATGAATCGGTAATGGCTTTGTTTATAGAAATGAAGGAGAAAGGTGTGAGTCCTGACTCAATAACTTTTCTTTCTATACTAACAGCATGTGGTCGGAAAGGGATGGTTGATGTAGGAGTAGATATTTTCAATTCCATGGTTAGAGATTATTCCATCGAACCATCTTCGGAGCATTATTCTTGTATGGTGGATATGTTTGGTCGGGCAGGAAGGCTAAAGGAGGCTGAATTCTTTTTGGCTCAGATTCCAGGAGGACCAGGATTGTCTGTGTTGCAAAGCTTACTTGGTGCTTGTAGGATTTATGGAAATGTTGACATGGCGACAAGAGTAGCCAATATTTTGATCGCGTTAGAACCAGAGGAGTCGGGTTCATATGTGTTGATGTCAAATTTGTTTGCAGAAAAGGGGCAGTGGGACAAGGTAGCAAACATTAGAAAGGGAATGAGAGACAAGGGAGTGAAGAAAGAGATAGGATTCAGTTGGGTAGATGCAGGTAGTATTGATTACTCTTTAAATTTGCACGGATTTTCATCGGATGACAAGTCTCATCCCCGGACTGATGAGATATATCGGATGGCAGAATGGATAGGTTCTGAGCTGAAGCATTTGGAGCACGAAGACGAAGAAAGTGAGTCAGTAACGTTATCATGTATTATATGA
- the LOC132601978 gene encoding uncharacterized protein LOC132601978, which yields MADNEIKNMISDLMKRLGSLKNVRNKAAPGDSSQSEDDDHGTRIITLAGTNVGASMRGKTEEKVGIEGDASEENEALKTYVNNNFQSLNNSIMLGGRYCTNDPGVHFDISDYMEQHKPPPQGRGSKKGKRNVRETSKSDHYSERSD from the coding sequence ATGGCTGACAATGAGATCAAAAACATGATATCTGATCTTATGAAACGACTTGGCAGCCTTAAAAATGTTCGTAATAAGGCTGCACCAGGGGACTCGAGCCAGAGTGAGGACGATGATCATGGCACCAGGATCATCACTCTTGCTGGAACTAATGTGGGGGCCAGTATGCGCGGTAAGACGGAGGAAAAAGTTGGCATTGAGGGCGATGCATCGGAGGAAAATGAAGCGTTGAAAACGTATGTAAACAACAATTTTCAATCACTCAACAATTCCATCATGTTGGGGGGTCGATATTGTACTAATGACCCTGGTGTTCATTTTGACATTAGTGATTATATGGAACAACACAAGCCGCCACCACAAGGGCGTGGAAGTAAGAAAGGCAAGAGAAACGTAAGGGAAACCTCCAAAAGTGACCACTATTCAGAACGATCAGACTAG
- the LOC132604539 gene encoding mitochondrial thiamine diphosphate carrier 2-like produces MEEKGQLKRAFINATSGAISGGISRTVTSPLDVIKIRFQVQLEPTSQWASLRKDVSGNSKYTGMLQATKDILREEGLKGFWRGNVPALLMVMPYTAIQFTVLHQLKTLAAGSSKSEDHINLSPYLSYISGALAGCAATVGSYPFDLLRTILASQGEPKFYRNMRSAFVDIFKTRGIPGLYAGLTPTLVEIVPYAGLQFGTYDTFKRWMKAWNHLRSSNSSQGDEYISSFQLFICGLAAGTCAKAVCHPLDVVKKRFQIEGLQRHPRYGARLEHRAYRNMYDGLRRILLEEGWAGLYKGIVPSIVKAAPAGAVTFVAYEYTSDWLESILT; encoded by the exons ATGGAGGAGAAAGGGCAGCTTAAAAGAGCATTCATAAACGCCACATCGGGGGCAATTTCTGGTGGTATATCGAGGACTGTAACTTCGCCTCTCGATGTAATCAAGATCAGGTTTCAG GTCCAACTGGAACCCACTAGTCAGTGGGCCTCACTTCGAAAAGATGTGTCTGGAAATTCTAAATACACAGGGATGCTGCAAGCTACTAAGGACATACTCAGGGAAGAAGGCTTAAAG GGCTTCTGGCGGGGTAATGTTCCAGCTTTGCTGATGGTTATGCCATATACTGCCATACAATTCACTGTGTTGCACCAATTGAAAACTCTTGCTGCTGGCTCTTCAAAGTCAG AAGATCACATCAACTTGAGCCCTTATCTTTCTTATATCAGTGGAGCATTAGCAGGATGTGCAGCTACAGTTGGTTCATATCCATTTGATCTCTTGAGAACCATTTTAGCCTCACAAGGGGAGCCAAAG TTTTATCGAAACATGAGGTCTGCATTTGTTGACATATTCAAAACTCGAGGCATTCCTGGACTTTATGCTGGATTGACACCAACACTAGTTGAGATAGTTCCTTATGCTGGTTTGCAGTTCGGAACTTATGATACATTCAAACGCTGGATGAAG GCCTGGAATCATCTTAGGTCTTCTAATTCGAGCCAAGGTGATGAATATATTTCGAGTTTCCAGCTTTTTATCTGTGGTTTAGCTGCTGGAACATGTGCTAAAGCTGTCTGTCATCCTCTTGACGTGGTTAAAAAGAGGTTCCAG ATTGAAGGATTACAGAGGCATCCAAGATACGGGGCTCGCCTTGAGCATCGTGCATATAGAAATATGTACGATGGCCTCCGCCGAATCTTGCTAGAGGAAGGTTGGGCTGGACTTTATAAAGGCATTGTCCCATCGATTGTTAAAGCTGCACCTGCTGGTGCTGTAACATTTGTTGCCTATGAATATACATCAGACTGGCTGGAATCCATTTTGACTTAA
- the LOC132604535 gene encoding WAT1-related protein At3g30340-like: protein MKSYAEWYPIIIMLVIDFAFAISNILIKKIIMDGMNHLVFITYRQSISTVFLAPIAFFLERNTRPKLTPQILCYLFLSAIVGASLTQYLFLLGIQYTSATFACAFVNMVPVVTFLMALPFRLETINIKDRSGIAKVIGTSICLGGAFLLTFYKGIPLIHFSHLQDLSQTLEEPISSSKKNKQWIFGSMILFAGTILWSSWFLIQSKIGKKYPCQYSSTVIMTFFSAIQSAILTLSTDRRLSIWIPKEKTIDILSVVYTGLIGSGLCYVGMSWCVKQRGPVFTAAFSPLVQVMAAMLDVPLLHEQLNLGSVMGSVIVIIGLYFLLWGKTKEIQKVEETGEEKDKELNFQVHEANDEPEIP, encoded by the exons ATGAAGAGCTATGCGGAATGGTATCCTATCATTATTATGTTGGTGATTGATTTTGCTTTTGCGATTAGTAATATACTTATCAAGAAGATCATCATGGATGGTATGAACCATCTAGTGTTCATCACTTATCGACAGTCCATTTCAACCGTGTTTTTAGCCCCAATCGCCTTCTTTCTTGAAAG GAATACAAGACCAAAACTCACACCTCAAATCTTGTGCTATCTTTTCTTGAGTGCAATTGTTGG GGCATCTCTTACACAATACTTATTCCTTCTTGGCATACAATACACTTCTGCAACATTTGCATGTGCATTTGTCAACATGGTTCCAGTAGTAACATTCCTCATGGCATTACCTTTCAG ATTAGAGACAATTAACATAAAAGATAGAAGTGGAATAGCCAAAGTGATTGGTACATCAATATGCCTTGGAGGTGCCTTCTTACTGACTTTCTACAAAGGCATACCTTTAATCCATTTTTCACACTTACAAGATTTATCTCAAACTTTGGAAGAACCTATCAGTTCctctaaaaaaaataaacaatggaTTTTTGGCTCGATGATCCTATTCGCCGGAACAATTTTGTGGTCCTCGTGGTTCCTTATTCAATCGAAGATTGGGAAGAAATATCCATGTCAGTACTCGAGCACGGTTATTATGACCTTCTTCAGTGCCATACAATCAGCTATCTTAACGTTGTCCACTGATAGAAGGCTTTCCATTTGGATTCCAAAGGAAAAGACCATCGACATTTTGAGTGTCGTCTATACG GGGTTGATAGGTTCAGGATTATGCTACGTTGGGATGTCGTGGTGTGTTAAGCAGAGGGGACCGGTCTTTACTGCAGCATTTAGTCCTTTAGTACAAGTTATGGCAGCCATGTTAGACGTTCCACTTCTACATGAACAACTCAACCTCGGAAG TGTGATGGGATCAGTTATTGTAATCATCGGACTATACTTTCTACTATGGGGCAAGACCAAAGAAATACAGAAAGTTGAAGAAACTGGAGAGGAAAAGGACAAGGAGTTAAATTTCCAAGTGCATGAAGCTAATGATGAACCAGAGATTCCTTGA
- the LOC132604534 gene encoding heat shock factor-binding protein-like, whose translation MDGHDGDNSKQSTADMTVFVQNLLQQMQTRFQTMSESVISKIDEMGNRIDELEQSINDLRGEMGQDGAPSPSASLKPKEEPKTTDDSA comes from the exons ATG GATGGGCATGATGGAGATAATTCAAAACAAAGCACTGCTGATATGACTGTGTTT GTCCAGAATCTTCTTCAGCAAATG CAAACCAGATTTCAGACAATGTCTGAATCAGTTATCTCAAAAA TTGACGAGATGGGAAACCGGATTGATGAACTTGAACAGAGCATCAATGATTTGAGAGGTGAAATGGGTCAAGATGGTGCTCCATCACCTTCAGCATCTTTGAAACCGAAAGAGGAACCGAAGACAACGGATGATAGTGCATAA